The DNA segment GAATATTTCGACCTTCAGGGATACGCCGCGGAGCGCCGGGATCAAATTCTGGAAACATTGCAGGGCGTTGACATTTTAAAGGACGAGCAAAAATCACTGGCCAACGGCACCGTCGCGTGGGAATTGGTCTATAAATGGATTCCAGTGGAAGGCACTGTAATTTTTCAAAAGATGCTTTTTGTCCTGGTCGATAACGCGATTTACACTTTTTCCGGCAATTTTTCAAAAAAGACGATTAAGACTATCGGCGTAGAATTTGAAAAGATTGTGGAAACGTTCACCCCGATGAAAATATAGCCGATGAGCAATTATGCCGACCAAGTTCAACAAATCCACCGATAGCGAGCATAAAGAGAAACTGGATTCCAATCTTCTCTCGGCACTCTGGCGGACCGGAATCGCCATCGCGGGCGAGAAAGCCGAATTTGAAATTCTGACTTCATTTGTTGGACAGGGGGCCGAGGTGAAGGTGACCGGGAAATCGGAAAAAGGGAAAAAACTGGGCAAAGTCAGCGGCCAGATGAAAAACAATAAGTTTATCGGCTCCCTTGACATCCCCGACGAACTAAAACGCGATGACGCCGTTTATTTCGAAGTGGAACTTTCCAAGAACGGCATTAAGGATGAATCGAATCATATTCCGGTTCTGCCGATTAAAGTCTCCAATATGAAATGGAGCGCCAAGGAGGCCCGCCGCGGAGACCTTCTCAAACTGACGGCCGACGTGAAAGGGTGCTACGACGGGACGGAAGTAGTCATCACCATTTACCAATTCGACCGGGACAATATTCATGATAAGATTGTCGAAATTCCCGCTGAGATCAGTAAGGAAAAGCTGGAACTTCTCTGGGAATTTCAATTTTATGAAGATACCGGCGAAATCCCGACCGATGATGAGATGAAAAATTATGGCGGGAAATACAGTAACCCCGAATATTTTTTCACCATAAAAATCGCCGGTGTTGAATTTGGGAAGAAACAGGAATCGGGGCTTCTAACATTCAAAGATTCCTTTGAAACCCAATTGGTTGATCGGGACGGTCAGCCGATTCCCGATCGCGATTACGAACTTACACTGCCGGACGGCACCAAACAGAAAGGCAAGACGGACAAAGAGGGGAAGATCTTCCTGAAAGATGTTCCTCCCGGCAATATAACCATTGAATTTCCGGAACCGCCGGAAAACGCCAGTCAATAGGTGCAGGACCATAATGGGTGATCCATTTAAAAATAAGACCGGGAAACCGAAAACTGTTGTCTCGGAGTGCAAACTCCTGGATAAATGTCCGGTGCGCAAAGCAATGGATCTGCACGCCTCCTTTCTTCAGGCGGTGGCGGCCCTGGAGGAACGTAATCGCACCCACGGTTCATACCTGGAAATGGCCTATTTTGTCAAGCAGGTGGCGGAGCAAACGATAGCCGGGGGAAAGAGCAAAAAGGATGTTTGGAAGGAATTTCGGCCTAAATCCTCCGGAAGCACTCCGCAGAAATATGAAGACACCCTACTCTATGCGGAAATAGATAAGAGGGAAAAACAGGCCAAGAAATTAAAAGATGCCATTGATCAGGAATGCGGCAAGCTGGTCGATTATCTGGCCGACAAAAAATTTCAACAGCATCTTCTCAATTATCATAAGAATATTGAGATTTCTCCTGATATCGCTCAGGAAGTCTATGGCATAGAACCTGGCGGCAAGAGAGCCAAAGGGGGCGCCAAGAATCGGGAATTGGATCATATTATCGCGGTTCTCACTGAAGGATTATCGGTCAGCACCAAGGGCCAGGAATTTCTCGATAAGGTCGCGGATGATTCGTGGGTCCAAAGTCATGTCGCCTTCGCTGATATCTGGGGCTATATGTCTCAGGTCAACAGCATCACCGATCCGGTGGGGAAGTTTTTCTCGAATGTCGCGCCGATCATCGGCATCAGGGCCGGGGAGATGATCCGCTCCGGCCAGGCCAAGTCGGTTCAGGCGGTGCTGAATGACGCCAAAATCAGCAAAACGCTGACCTTTCTTAAAAAGAAATTGAAAATTGATTTTGCCGCCTATCTGGAAAAGC comes from the Candidatus Zixiibacteriota bacterium genome and includes:
- a CDS encoding hypothetical protein (Evidence 5 : Unknown function) codes for the protein MSNQNDLFKITLPDTWKDRTVHTFMGPEDSGVQHNMTLVIDKEDEYFDLQGYAAERRDQILETLQGVDILKDEQKSLANGTVAWELVYKWIPVEGTVIFQKMLFVLVDNAIYTFSGNFSKKTIKTIGVEFEKIVETFTPMKI
- a CDS encoding hypothetical protein (Evidence 5 : Unknown function) — translated: MPTKFNKSTDSEHKEKLDSNLLSALWRTGIAIAGEKAEFEILTSFVGQGAEVKVTGKSEKGKKLGKVSGQMKNNKFIGSLDIPDELKRDDAVYFEVELSKNGIKDESNHIPVLPIKVSNMKWSAKEARRGDLLKLTADVKGCYDGTEVVITIYQFDRDNIHDKIVEIPAEISKEKLELLWEFQFYEDTGEIPTDDEMKNYGGKYSNPEYFFTIKIAGVEFGKKQESGLLTFKDSFETQLVDRDGQPIPDRDYELTLPDGTKQKGKTDKEGKIFLKDVPPGNITIEFPEPPENASQ